A stretch of the Streptomyces sp. NBC_00078 genome encodes the following:
- a CDS encoding amino acid adenylation domain-containing protein → MTQPGPVDVLPLTPLQEGLLFHALYEHERDASDVYLVQLVFELEGPVNADRLRASVQALLDRHPNLRAAFRRRRGGQPVQVVPHRATLPWREADLTGPVIDSDTDTCTDTEKAWAELLDADRALGFDPATPPLLRCTLVRTGEHRHRLLVTHHHILLDGWSVSVLLRELLALYNADGDPAVLAPVPPYRTFLGWLERRDRTAAEAAWRDALADVTEPTRLAPTATPGVTDPAQARTELPAETGAALTARARGLGVTVNTLVQGAWALLLGRMTGRDDVVFGATVSGRPPELLGVESMVGLFINTIPTRVRLRPEQSLGTLLREVQDGYVRLLDHHHLGLADIQRAVGVPELFDSLVIFENYPVDPEATGDVSERDAGALRVVGSSGRDATHYPVTLVALPGPRPRFRLAYHPGLFDAGWADATLGRLVRILEAMAADPELPQGRMGLLAPQELPPRPQLPPPATRTLTDLWSAQVAATPDADAVLDRGTRLTYRELDARAEQLAGRLTALGAGPERVVGITVPRTAELLVAVLAVLKSGAAYLPLDPAYPADRLAYIVADARPVVVLATAETAGALPEGTPLLNPDDELTDRQNSLPSHGLTPDSLAYITYTSGSTGRPKGVLATHRNAVEFVEWTHAEFGPERLAKVLFSTSLNFDVSVFEIFSPLLCGGRIEIVENLLALTGGTPRDAGLISGVPTVMATVLAERPAVSPHTVALGGEPIPEQLRAGIEAAFPGARLVNFYGPTEATIYATAWQSGADPDDKAGPPIGRPLARNLVHLLDQALHPVPDGAVGEVYVAGGGPARGYLGRPGLTAGRFVADPFGGPGERMYRTGDLAVRGSDGQLRFLGRADHQVKLRGFRIELGEIEAVLAAHPAVAEAAATVAEGPRGEKQLVAYVVPAEGAVPGADDLGDHLAHTLPAHMIPSAFVTLESLPHTASGKLDRKALPAPDAPLAAKTAPRTEREETLRGIFAEVLGLAPDQVGIHDAFLDLGGHSLLAPRLTSRIRAELGVELPMRALFDTPTVAALARRPAEGDRPGGPDRPGRADRPGGADRTGESSTAPVGPLLPLRTRGDHEPLFCLPPASGLSWGFAGLARHINPRRPLYGLQSRGLIPGQDPAGSLAEVVAEHTALIRETQPHGPYHLLGYSMGGLVAYEVAVGLQKAGEQVALLALLDSFPGAWIRQGPAVSDRPALLRNLLTILGRQVPEDQTEPLTESRFAELVRRVRDMPGSLDDAELAALVDVTANNGRLLGEFAPTSYRGDLLFFTAAQDPDATHDRYRSWQPYVDGRIDNHDIPCTHGEMTRPTALDRIGPVLDSRLSK, encoded by the coding sequence ATGACGCAGCCCGGGCCGGTCGACGTACTTCCCCTGACCCCGCTCCAGGAGGGCCTGCTCTTCCATGCTCTGTACGAGCACGAGCGGGACGCCTCCGACGTGTACCTCGTGCAACTGGTCTTCGAACTCGAAGGCCCGGTGAACGCCGACCGCCTCCGTGCCTCCGTTCAGGCACTACTGGACCGGCACCCGAACCTGCGGGCGGCCTTCCGGCGGCGTCGCGGCGGCCAGCCCGTGCAGGTCGTCCCGCACCGGGCGACGCTGCCGTGGAGGGAAGCCGACCTGACCGGGCCGGTCATCGACAGCGATACCGATACCTGTACCGACACCGAGAAGGCGTGGGCCGAACTGCTGGACGCGGACCGGGCCCTCGGGTTCGACCCCGCCACCCCTCCGCTCCTGCGCTGCACCCTGGTCCGCACCGGCGAGCACCGCCACCGGCTGCTCGTCACCCACCACCACATCCTTCTCGACGGCTGGTCGGTCTCCGTGCTCCTACGGGAACTGCTCGCCCTGTACAACGCCGACGGCGACCCGGCCGTGCTCGCGCCCGTCCCGCCCTACCGCACCTTCCTGGGGTGGCTGGAGCGCAGGGACCGTACCGCGGCGGAGGCCGCCTGGCGCGACGCGCTGGCCGATGTGACGGAACCGACCCGACTGGCCCCGACCGCCACGCCGGGCGTCACGGACCCGGCACAGGCCCGGACCGAGCTGCCCGCGGAGACCGGAGCCGCCCTCACGGCACGAGCCCGCGGTCTCGGCGTCACCGTGAACACCCTCGTCCAGGGGGCCTGGGCGCTTCTGCTCGGCCGCATGACCGGCCGCGACGATGTCGTCTTCGGTGCGACCGTCTCCGGCCGACCGCCCGAACTCCTCGGGGTCGAGTCGATGGTCGGACTGTTCATCAACACCATCCCGACGCGGGTCCGGCTGCGGCCCGAGCAGAGCCTGGGCACCCTGCTCCGAGAGGTCCAGGACGGCTACGTCCGCCTCCTCGACCACCACCACCTGGGCCTGGCGGACATCCAGCGGGCCGTGGGCGTCCCGGAACTCTTCGACAGCCTCGTCATCTTCGAGAACTATCCGGTGGATCCGGAAGCGACCGGTGACGTGAGTGAACGCGACGCCGGTGCGCTCCGCGTCGTCGGCTCAAGCGGTCGCGACGCCACCCACTACCCCGTGACCCTCGTGGCCCTCCCCGGCCCCCGGCCCCGCTTCCGGCTGGCCTACCACCCCGGACTGTTCGACGCCGGCTGGGCCGACGCCACGCTCGGCCGCCTGGTGCGCATCCTCGAAGCCATGGCGGCCGACCCGGAACTCCCGCAGGGCCGCATGGGACTCCTGGCGCCCCAGGAACTCCCGCCGCGGCCCCAGCTCCCGCCGCCCGCGACCCGCACCCTCACCGACCTCTGGTCGGCCCAGGTCGCGGCCACCCCGGACGCCGACGCCGTACTGGACCGCGGCACCCGGCTCACCTACCGTGAACTGGACGCCCGGGCCGAGCAGTTGGCCGGCCGCCTCACCGCCCTCGGAGCAGGCCCCGAGCGAGTCGTCGGCATCACTGTGCCCCGTACTGCGGAGCTGCTCGTCGCGGTGCTCGCCGTACTGAAGTCCGGCGCCGCCTATCTGCCGCTCGACCCCGCCTACCCGGCCGACCGTCTGGCGTACATCGTCGCCGACGCCCGCCCGGTCGTCGTCCTCGCCACCGCCGAGACGGCGGGAGCGCTGCCGGAGGGCACACCGCTGCTCAACCCCGACGATGAATTGACGGACCGTCAAAATTCCCTCCCCTCACACGGCTTGACGCCGGACAGCCTCGCCTACATCACCTACACCTCCGGCTCCACGGGCCGCCCCAAGGGTGTTCTGGCCACGCACCGCAACGCCGTCGAGTTCGTCGAGTGGACCCATGCGGAGTTCGGTCCCGAGCGGCTGGCCAAGGTGCTGTTCTCGACCTCGCTCAACTTCGACGTCTCGGTGTTCGAGATCTTCTCGCCGCTGCTGTGCGGCGGTCGTATCGAGATCGTCGAGAACCTCCTCGCACTCACCGGGGGCACACCTCGGGACGCGGGGCTGATCAGCGGGGTACCCACGGTCATGGCCACCGTGCTCGCCGAGCGGCCTGCCGTCTCACCGCACACGGTGGCCCTCGGCGGAGAGCCGATCCCCGAACAGCTCCGTGCGGGCATCGAGGCCGCGTTCCCCGGGGCACGGCTCGTCAACTTCTACGGGCCCACCGAGGCGACCATCTACGCCACCGCCTGGCAGTCCGGCGCAGACCCGGACGACAAGGCCGGGCCGCCCATCGGCCGCCCTCTCGCCCGCAACCTCGTCCACCTCCTCGACCAGGCGCTGCATCCCGTGCCCGACGGGGCCGTCGGCGAGGTGTATGTGGCGGGCGGCGGCCCCGCCCGCGGCTATCTCGGCAGGCCGGGTCTGACGGCCGGGCGGTTCGTCGCCGACCCGTTCGGCGGGCCGGGGGAGCGCATGTACCGCACCGGCGATCTGGCGGTGCGCGGCTCCGACGGGCAACTGCGCTTCCTGGGCCGGGCCGACCACCAGGTCAAGCTCCGCGGCTTCCGGATCGAACTGGGCGAGATCGAAGCGGTACTGGCCGCACATCCGGCCGTCGCCGAGGCGGCGGCCACGGTGGCGGAGGGCCCGCGGGGCGAGAAGCAACTGGTCGCCTACGTCGTGCCCGCCGAAGGAGCAGTACCGGGAGCCGACGACCTCGGCGACCACCTCGCCCACACCCTCCCCGCCCACATGATCCCCTCGGCGTTCGTCACCCTCGAATCACTCCCGCACACGGCCAGCGGCAAGCTGGACCGCAAGGCACTGCCCGCCCCCGACGCGCCGCTCGCCGCGAAGACGGCCCCGCGTACCGAGCGGGAGGAGACCCTGCGCGGAATCTTCGCCGAGGTCCTCGGCCTCGCCCCGGACCAGGTCGGCATCCACGACGCCTTCCTCGATCTCGGCGGCCACTCCCTGCTGGCCCCCCGCCTCACCTCGCGCATCCGCGCCGAACTCGGCGTCGAACTGCCCATGCGCGCCCTCTTCGACACCCCGACCGTGGCGGCGCTGGCCCGGCGTCCGGCCGAAGGCGATCGCCCTGGCGGGCCAGACCGTCCCGGAAGGGCCGACCGTCCCGGAGGGGCCGACCGCACCGGCGAGTCGAGTACGGCTCCGGTGGGCCCCCTGCTCCCGCTGCGCACCCGAGGCGACCACGAACCCCTGTTCTGCCTTCCCCCGGCCTCCGGCCTGTCCTGGGGCTTCGCCGGGCTGGCCCGCCACATCAACCCCCGCCGCCCGCTGTACGGTCTGCAGTCCCGTGGCCTGATCCCGGGTCAGGACCCGGCCGGCAGCCTGGCCGAGGTGGTCGCCGAGCACACCGCCCTCATCCGCGAGACACAGCCGCACGGCCCGTACCACCTGCTCGGCTACTCCATGGGCGGCCTCGTCGCCTACGAGGTCGCCGTCGGCCTCCAGAAGGCCGGAGAGCAGGTCGCCCTCCTCGCGCTGCTCGACTCCTTCCCCGGAGCCTGGATCCGGCAGGGCCCCGCCGTGTCCGACCGCCCGGCGCTGCTGCGCAACCTGCTCACCATCCTCGGTCGGCAGGTGCCCGAGGACCAGACGGAACCGCTGACCGAGAGCCGGTTCGCGGAACTGGTTCGCCGCGTACGCGACATGCCCGGCAGCCTCGACGACGCCGAACTGGCCGCCCTGGTCGACGTGACGGCGAACAACGGCCGTCTGCTGGGCGAGTTCGCCCCCACCTCGTACCGCGGGGACCTGCTGTTCTTCACCGCCGCACAGGATCCGGACGCGACCCACGACCGGTACCGCTCCTGGCAGCCGTACGTCGACGGCCGTATCGACAACCACGACATCCCCTGCACGCACGGAGAGATGACCCGGCCCACAGCACTGGACCGCATCGGCCCGGTACTGGACAGCCGCCTTTCGAAGTAG